In the genome of Impatiens glandulifera chromosome 6, dImpGla2.1, whole genome shotgun sequence, the window caaactctaaggctggtttgattacttgaatgaaatttatttattcaaatatttggacattaaatagaattacttatttaaattataaataaaaataagaatttgttttatgaatttaaaaatattaaatattgattgTAATTTGATCAtctaattaacatttatttttcattaagacaattatttttaaataatcatatatcTAATAATCATTTAGtccaattaaaattatttaaataattcaacctaattaaatattatttcacttttatttttattttctatcacattcaaaatttatactttctcaaaatattattttaaataacctaaatttcaaataatctcaatCTAAACAAGCCCTTAAAATCCAATATTGACCCATTCTAACCATTTCCTTCCCTCCCTTCGTCTCACTatcatcttcttattcttttctTCGTCTCCTTTGTCAACTTGACAAGTTCAAATCAATAGAATGGAAACCCATGAATATAAATCAACCATTTTGTGACAAAATCAATACCATTCATCGTCTTGAACGCCCTTACCACCTTCTCTGATCAGAAACTTTCTTTGATTTCGCTAAAGTCTCAGGTATCTTTCGAATTTCTCCAACTAATCTGTAGGGTTTCTTTTTTCTGGGTTTGAATTTGCTTCTTTGTTAGACTTCATCTGCATGGTTTTAGGTCAGTCAATTTCTTGATCTTCAtgtttggatcttcttgttAGTACCCCCTTTGGGttaatcatatttgttttttgATCATCATGTTGACTTTTCATCAGGCTAGCTCTAGTTCTATCAATTATATCGCtgttaatttctcttttatactCCGTGTGATCTAAATTTCGTTTCCTAGAAAGAACATGTATTTTCTCTGTTCAGAACACCATTATTTCATCAATGAAGACCTGGGTTTTTCTGGGTTTTCGAAGTGGAAAAAGGTTAAATTCAATCAGAATATTCAGGAGCTTGAATTGGATATAGCCTATTTGcaaactaatattttgtcaCAACAAGAGGAATTGATTGAAAAGTCGTAAAAGTTAAAACTGAAagtgattttgttttgtttggaaTAAGATAAGTTTTGGAAGAGATTATATTTGGATCATGATTTAGATTACACTGTGATTACTATTACAGAAAAAGGAAAGTACAAACCAGATTGCAAACAGTAGGGTATATCAATGTTTGTAGGCTGACAAAACATATTGTCtttgcaaaataaataattgaaaagaatGTAGACTGTAACAGCTTCTTGATGAGTTGTAAAATCTCTTGAGCCTCCCAAGATAAATCATAATCAAGTCCATACAAGTAGGAAACCAAGTTAAGCGAatctgagaaaaaaaaaatagttaaacatCATCATGTAGAGTAGTAGACTGAAATGCAAGCAAAACTGGAAACTGCTACTGTCTACTTTCTTCAGGTGCTTCATTTgctattgaaattattttctagatcatgTTCCAAAGTGTAATTTGTTGCTTCAGATTACAGTGCTTCATTTggtattgaaattattttctagatcatgTTCCGAAGTGTAATTAGTATAGAGATTATTATTGTTCatgataagattattttttaaacaatgatTAGTCTAGAAGATCATTATGATTTTTGTtgaacataacaaatgtagatttttggGGATCATCATCAAcacagtttttatttttttagaacatAAGATTTTGTGGACACTTTCCTGTCACTTTTGTTTATAACATAGCACAGTACTTTATTTTCGGCAAAGCTATTACAGTTCGACTTACTACTTCCTAATATTGCGTTTTCTCTATACAGACAATGTTCGATTTGAAGAAACCTCATTTCCGTAGGCATACTAAACAAGATGCAGTTAACCCTGGCCAAACCAGCCATTCAGGTTCCAGTCCCCCCTTAGGTTCAAATGACAAGAACATTAAATCCTCAAACACTGTCTCTTCTGAGCCTACCCAAGATGCCAGAGCCAACTTATTCGATGATGGTGGGAAGCAAGCCTCTTCACAATCTGGTTTTTTATCTGCCCGAAACAAATACAAGAATGATTTTAAGGATACGGGAGGGTTAGATAATCAGTCAGTGCAAGAATTGGAAAGTTATGCAGGATATAAGAGTGAAGAAACCACAAAGACAGTTAATAGCTGCTTGAAAATTGCGGAAGACATGAGGGAGACTGCTACCAAGACTATGATTGAGTTGCATGATCAAGGCGAAAAACTTACTCGCACACATATGGCTGCAGCTGACATTGATCATGATCTTAGCAGGGTATACTTATTTTTGTCTTATGGGTTCTTCGATATAGATATATTAATCAAATGGGTTTTAGATTAAATACTTGATAACATGTAGTATGTTGTAGACTTCTTAGTTCTTACTTCTTAGTATGTTGTAGACTTCataaaggttttttttttttcagggtGAGAAGCTTATGGGGAGTCTTGGAGGAATGTTCTCAAAAACATGGAAGCCAACTAAAAACCGTCCAATCTCAGGGCCTACCATAACAAGAGGTCATCATCTTACCCACTTGTTTCTGTCATTGTTCTTACTTTATTATAATGTTAGaggatagatttttttaaaagataaaaaatattattaacaaagaATAGAGAGCAACTCACCAAGGTAGCTCTAGTGGAAAGAGTCTTGCCTAAATCATGTTCGATTCCCACTAAGAATGCCTTCATTGAAGTGGGGAGCATGGTTGTGTGGGTCGTGCTAGCTTCCTTCAGGGAATAAACcttgatttaaaaaacaaaaaatgaaaaaagaatagAATGCAGAAAGAGGCTACTCTCATTCCTTACGGTAAGAGTAACAAATGGGCTATTCTCATTCCCTGAAAGCGTTTAAAACATAAGGAAAAATCGTACTAGCCGAAAATCTATATATTCATCATCTCGTTGACGATATTGAAAACTCCCTAGCCTTAGACGCTTCCACCCTTTAAGAAAGATGTAAAAGTCGTTAAAAacaatcattttattatatcattgttgagagatttttcttcaaaagttattttgtttctttctccCCATATTACCCACCATAGAGCAATTGGGATGATTCTCTAGTCCTTTTAATTTTGGCTGTTTTTGCTTAATCAATCTTTAATCCCAAAAATCTCGACCTTGATCGCCTCACAAATCATAACCCACATAGTTTCTAGCATCAGGATGGGAAAAAAGAGAGAATATGATGTAATGTTTTTTAGGATTGATCACGAAAATAACATTTTagcaaaataagaaaatttagtGGGGCTTTATTCTTCCATATCTCTAATCAATGTGAATCTTTAAATGGACTCGTTTGAAAACAAAAACCAAAACAATCATTTGTtgtgaaaatttattattttgtagagATTTTTAACAGTTGGCATACTTTTCCTCCCCTTTTGTTCTTTGTCTGTTTACCTTTTCAGACGAGGTCCAGAGAAAAGGTGATCATCTACAGCAGCGTGAGAAACTTGGATTGACAGCTACATCAAAGGCAAATTCAAACGCTCGAACAACATATGCCGAGCCTACGGATGTTTACCAGAAAATTGAGGTTAGTAACACTAGTGTTAAACTGTCTCTAATATAAACAGATCTTTAAACCTGTAACAGAAATATGGAGTAAATGAGAGACTAATGTGGATGAGATTTATATGCAGGTGGAGAAATCAAAGCAGGACGATTCACTTTCTGAATTGAGCAGTGTATTGGATAGCCTCAAGGACATGGCTGTCGACATGGGTTCTGAAATCGATAGGTTCGTTATCCTCTCTTTCTCCCACTCTCATTCTGCTTATTAGGTTTGGTTAGTGATATGTTcttttagagcttgtttgatgtggggttatttgaaggttataaaatcaaaatcttgtttatttaaaaagtgggttttttgggattttgggttatattttataaaaggtTAAGTAAAAGTATTTTGGTATTTGagttgattaattatttgatactTAGAAGGATGTGTAATATAGGATTTCTTTggaaaaacctaaataactcaagatcaaacaagtttaAAGCCACACCTTCTGTTCCCATTTGAAAATGcttattgtttttgtttctgtATTTAGATCTATTTCtagatacaaaaacaaaaacaaatttatcaatttgTCACTGACAAATTTAGTTCTGAACAAGATGCATAATAGGTGTTTCCATATGGGGTATGATTTTGTTGCAACATGAATGCTGATATGACCTAATAATAATGGCAGACAAAATAAAGCACTGGATCCTTTCGCGGATGACATTGATGAGCTGAACTCTCGAGTGAAAGGTGTGTCCCAACGCGGCCGACGTCTACTGGGAAAGTAGTCGGAAGAAGCTCGGAATGACTTTTATTGATGTTGGTGGTGAAGTTATTGTTGTCTGAACACTTGttatttataaacatgattatatGAACTGTTTTCCTTCCATAAGACATATTACAGATAAACTTATAATTATGTCATTGTTGTTATTTGTatgttgaaataatattattgacttCCAACATAATACCACCATTAAACATTTAAGCGTTATTACATATATTGATCCGCTGAAAGGTGTAATCAATGTTTGTTTTTATGTAgttgaaatattaaaatgaattttttgtttgtcatttaagtttatatatagtGTAGTGTAGTCAATTGTTTTTGTGTAATTTCTTGTGTGGCATATGAACTGGTTGTTAAATTGTTTATAATctgtaaaatataaaagttcaCACTGGGATATGAACTGATTGTTGAGTGTTTTAAAGAATGTTATTTTCATCATTTCAAAAGTAGTTATGAAGGATTTAAAGAAACAGATCACTCtataaatcaagaaaaaaacaaaaacaaaatcaagaacaaattcaaaatataacataatagaAAACTGAAACTAGCATATCACCATATTAGGTACCAACTTTATTACTGTCTGTCAAAATCAATATGCATCTCCTCAATCCACAAAGATCGCATTGGTTGCTTTAACGAACAACCCGAACTTGACTATAGGGATACTAACGAACAACCCGAACTTGACTATAGGGATACTTTAAGTTGGTAGTTAAACCAACCACAATTTGTATTATCATCTCACTATTTGTTACATATACACGAATTACCTAGATCAGTTAGATATTAGCAATgattttcttcataaatttcTACATAAAGATGTTTACATTGAACAACTTTGTGTATTTGTACACTATCACTATGTCATCTTTAATGAAATGTGTCATAGGAAGCTTCATGTGTATGATATGCTACACTTGGGTTTGCATTTTTCAATTTCAGTTTTTTAAATCTAAGTATTGTACTTTTATATTCTCGTATTGTGTGGATCACGtgttgatatattatttttattgaaaactttcttACTCATCTCGAAAATCATTACTTGTCTCAACAAGGTATTTTGATTCATAATAAATCATTTATGCTTTCATTGCTCCTCTTATACTACCTAACATAAATTTCAGAACCCTTTCTAGTTTTACACCATAACATAAGAACCCTAATGTTGAATTtgttcattatattatatatataaacaattaaatcaAGTCAACCCCAAATAAAACAAGTAGAccataaattaaaataggtATATGGACAATTTGAATATTACCCAATACTCATCCATATTAGAAGCACCAACATGAGAGTAACATTAAAACATTGACCAACTAGTCAAGAGTAAGGACATATTACCATTTGCAAACTCTTTATAGGTTTGAATTTAAGAAGTGtttaactaagttttatttttgacaATTTCTCTTTCGGATCCCAACCGAGAAAGTATTTCCAAATAGGCACAATATTAGTTTGCTCACCCTTTAACAATGCCAAATATAGTAGAACATGTCAAAGTGTCAAATAGGGAAAATATTGCAATGTCCAACATAGATTGGTTTATTTGAAGTTTCTGCGACATAATAAGCCAAAAATGTGCAGGAGAGTAGAGAATTAAATCAGAAGTTCTTGCCAATGTCATGTCAAGAAATCCTAATTAAAGAGGACCAAAAGTCTCATGGGCAGAAGACATGACATAAAAGGTAGAAACAGAGGCCTTCAGAGTCCTCTTGAGCAAACAGATCATATGAAATATCTTATACAACCAACCTATGTTTTCTAAACAAACGCAAATCTAACATTATATACTGATATAAGTTTTTTATTGGCAGGAGACACTTTATTGAAGTATTGGGTTTTTTCACCAATTCCACACATGAACAACCTTGACAACCAACTTCAGATACAATGCATCTCAAACAATAACACTTTTAAGGAAAAAACAAAAGTTCATTTTGCTTCCAAAATTTTCGTTAAAAGTTTGTTTTGCTTCcaagatatttaaaaattactaaCTCCATTAATGTCTTGATATGCATTTCAGAGAgaacaaaaaaatgaattaaagagATGCAAAAATTATGTATAGATGATTTAAGAAATAGATAGagttcacaaaaaaaaaaagtgaaaagcaAGTTTAGTCCTTTTTAAAAGTTAAGAAAGCAAAAAGAGTTTACCACATGTCGATGAAGCAAAATGAACATTGAATCATTAATCATAATTCATTCGCACTACATTCTTGAGGAAGATGTCCATGCCCAAATTTAACCAAATAAGCTCAAATTTCTACTTTAGAGATTTGAATATGCTATTCAGTTGATAAAGAGGCAAATTCCAATCCTAAAGGTATAACTCTGCACAACTTGTCTAAATCGAAACTAAATTTTTGACCAAGATAATACGTATTTACTTGTCCAGGAACAAAAGACAAGAAATCAAGATAAAATGAAGGATATTTAAGAAGTATAACCACAAAGTAGCAAATAACTTGAATATATACTCAAGTTCTTCAAGTGTAGttgcaaaatatatatttccatCTTGATGTATTCAATCTTTGAAACTCTTATTTCTCACCTATGATACTAAACAAGCAAGTAGACAGAAATATAAGTGCACAAGATGCTGCAAGGAGGCTCAAGCTAGACAATAACTGGTCTGTTTTGGCATAACAAAACTGGAAACtgatccaaaaaataatctGGATCACAATCCAAAATTTTGCCTACATCACAGTTCTCATGGCAAACGAAAAATCAGTTCTTTTCAAAtactagtttccaaataggAGCTCAGAATCAGTACAGAATCGAGGGATAATAATGCCTGTATTGATTAAGGAAGAAGAGATGGATTAAGCCACAATGGGCTAATCTTTTAGTAGGATTTGGATGGATTATATACATCCTTTACATTTCATATAGTTATACTTATACCCTAATTATTCAAGAATGCTTGTTAGAACACCTGCCCAAAAACCATGTTACTCTAACTCTTTGAATCATCTTTACCATGCATATCCTCATATAGTATAGTCATTCAATTTGCCATCATACTACATTTACATGAATGTCAATTTCTAAGACTTGGGTTCTTTTCCTCAAGAACTGAAACCCagcaaaatattaaattcatacaCCAATAAATCCAGAATCATGATatagaaaatcaataaaataggAATGAAAAAAGATTCCAATTTTCTTATCAGTTCATCAAGAAAACctgttattaataataatactagaTAAGAGGGTGAATATCTTCATTACAGATTCCGGGTATCAAGGAAAACCCTATTGCCTAATCAAAAAACATTCAATTTTGTTCGATGTAAGGGAGGAAAGTGAGATAACAGTTACTTCCCCGACTTATCATTTGATTTCCATTATACTCTTCACATCCGGAGCATAAACAGAGTAAACAATTGCCTGTCTTTTAGCAACCTCCAGTTGAGACTTTCCGTCGGAGAAGGCGGCGGATACAGAAGCAGGATCAGAGATGGATTTGTTCTGGAGAAATGCGTCGATTGTCCGACGCCTTGTGTATTCCCTTATGTTATAATCTGTGAATTTCTGTGATGTCCGGAGAAGAGAACGGAAGAGAGAAAGAACCTCCAATCTTGACGGAGATGCCATTTCGGTAGTATGCTGAAAGCTTCGATTGGAACTGTTCTTGAGATGGCGCTACAGGCTATGACTGGACTTCAAAGAAGAGAAAGGGTTTACCACTACTTTCACCACTACtttatttagtaatttaaataaagagttatatattaaaaattaatttataaataataaaaaataagaatatttatacatataaataaagggaaattggacgaaatgaccctaaaataGGGGGAAATTTGCCTCGTGATCACcagataattgaaattgatctggtgaccacttaatttttttttggacgaaatacccttttcgcgtaacgcgaagggacttcgcgtttcgcgaagtgagacgctgtgaaaagtccagaatacccttactatataataaaatccggccatctttttttcatttcttttcttcccttctctttcttcccttccgcttttctcctccttctctctaatctcGCCGGCGACGGAGTTCAACGGCGGCACtcaatgagctccacgacgagcacaagcACTGTAACAATTTGGTAAGTTTAtgtatttcaagtttattgttATTCATTTATGCAGTTTTCGAATCACTGtgttggtttagggtttaatcTGATGattacttcccgtttcgctaagtacttcccgtttcgctaagtacttccgtttcgctaagtacttcccgtttcgctaagtacttcccgttttcgttaagtacttcccgtttcgcgaagggtttCCATTTCACAGTATTAATTATCCGTTTCCCAATTTTTTCTTGCAgccgaagttttcgttttctcataatggagagtggaaagttgatgctaatggaatatggtttttgatgcctcttcaatcaaaacttggatttaccccaaagtactcgttatgctgaattaattaataaaactccatgaaagacttcaagtgcagaaatcttacctatgatttagtgctgcaagtgaagtatgatattccgaatatcacaaCTCCTAAACCCGTTTTTATTGACGATGATGAGGatctaaacatatatttatcacgctGATTTTGGGTAGAactgtgtcaccattgtgtgtgtctgtagtagagaagttcacaatttactaaagaaaagataccactacttacctacccaactcaagaaagtattctCCCACAATTTACTCAGACAATTGTACCAGAAACTTTACCTCGGAGGGTCTTTGTTGAAAGTACATGAAGCCGGAGataactctttgcctcacatcccactactcaggacttgcatgcatCGATAACTACACCACATAGTGCGAGAAGAGCATCACGGGTTACAcctactagtgcaagaagatcatcattgggtacaccatgtagtgcaagaagatcatcatttggtacaccatcgacagacatatcaccgacagacatatcaccgacagacatatcaccgacagacctatcaccgacagacccctcAGTTGCGTTGGCGTTAACTACTGAAactgtattggaagtcggtgccttgtttgaaaataaaaagaatacaactgatgctatataaatatgcgatggctaatcattttgaattcaaggtggagaagtcaagaaaacatctttggtatgtgaaatgtttggatgagaaatgcaagtggagattgcgtgccgtgaaaggtaaattatctgagatgtttgagatccggaaattcgaccaacaacactcatgctcagttctaTCTAGGCTAGAGAAAAAaggcaaacaccagcatgggttattgggcagtgcgtgaagagtaagtatatggaccatcaccataatcacttgcctaagaaaataattgaagacatgcaggcaACTTATGGGgtaaatttgacttataataaggcttagAGGGCTAGGGAAATGACATtagtggcggtgcgaggaacggttgagaattcatatgaaaaattaccctcatacctatacatgttggagaagcataatcctggtaccataacagacatccaaacAGACGAGGTCgggcacttcaagtatatgttcatgtccctaggcctctctattaggggtttcaaagcattttgtcgtcccgtattgtgtgttgatgccagttttcttaagcacaaggtgggaggtcaactattggtggctattgcattagatgctaatgaacaattatatcctgtcgcattcggagttgttgattcagagaataataactcttggacttatttatgcaaaaattgagagaagcaattgaattagttgatgatctcgtcttcgtatccgatagacacccaagcatcgccaatgccttatgtgctgtttttccagaagcataccacggtgcgtgcacatatcacataaagatgaatatcaacgcgaaattcaaaactgataattgtcatatggagtttgatatggcttctcgtgcgtacaccgTCCACGAATTCAATTgtttttttgacaagataagggttaaagataataggattgctgcct includes:
- the LOC124942322 gene encoding SNAP25 homologous protein SNAP33-like, which produces MFDLKKPHFRRHTKQDAVNPGQTSHSGSSPPLGSNDKNIKSSNTVSSEPTQDARANLFDDGGKQASSQSGFLSARNKYKNDFKDTGGLDNQSVQELESYAGYKSEETTKTVNSCLKIAEDMRETATKTMIELHDQGEKLTRTHMAAADIDHDLSRGEKLMGSLGGMFSKTWKPTKNRPISGPTITRDEVQRKGDHLQQREKLGLTATSKANSNARTTYAEPTDVYQKIEVEKSKQDDSLSELSSVLDSLKDMAVDMGSEIDRQNKALDPFADDIDELNSRVKGVSQRGRRLLGK
- the LOC124942423 gene encoding LYR motif-containing protein 4, whose protein sequence is MASPSRLEVLSLFRSLLRTSQKFTDYNIREYTRRRTIDAFLQNKSISDPASVSAAFSDGKSQLEVAKRQAIVYSVYAPDVKSIMEIK